A section of the Camelina sativa cultivar DH55 unplaced genomic scaffold, Cs unpScaffold07393, whole genome shotgun sequence genome encodes:
- the LOC104774972 gene encoding protein LIGHT-DEPENDENT SHORT HYPOCOTYLS 7: WNTFCQYLRNQQPPVHISQCGSNHILDFLQYLDQFGKTKVHVHGCVFFGQVEPAGQCNCPLKQAWGSLDALIGRLRAAFEENGGLPERNPFAGGGIRVFLKEVRDSQAKARGVPYKKRKKRKKRNPMKSHDGEDGTTGTSSSSNLPS; this comes from the coding sequence TGGAACACGTTTTGTCAATACCTGCGTAACCAGCAGCCACCAGTTCACATCTCGCAGTGTGGCTCAAACCACATCCTCGATTTCCTCCAATACCTCGACCAATTCGGGAAGACGAAGGTTCATGTCCATGGATGCGTTTTCTTCGGACAGGTTGAGCCGGCGGGACAGTGTAACTGTCCTTTAAAACAGGCGTGGGGGAGTTTAGATGCGTTGATCGGACGGCTAAGAGCGGCTTTCGAGGAAAACGGAGGGTTGCCGGAGAGAAACCCTTTTGCCGGCGGCGGGATTAGGGTTTTTCTGAAGGAAGTGAGAGATTCGCAGGCAAAGGCAAGAGGAGTTCcgtacaagaaaagaaagaagaggaagaagaggaatcCTATGAAGAGTCATGATGGTGAAGATGGTACTACGGGAACTAGTAGTAGCTCCAACTTGCCTTCTtag